From Marinobacter alexandrii, one genomic window encodes:
- a CDS encoding Ig-like domain-containing protein: protein MRTFKYLSRLAFFAGVFILVGCGDDDTAAPDALTIVSIEASGTDPKTGENVSVDLNGTTAAEDVPVDLQVVVTFSKELDATSVSSASITLSEGANSIAVTPSVSGAIVTLAVSEELQTGTSYSISISGDIVATDGGTFTAASRSFATVGRAEIDPPLADSQLAYFKLDGTPDDELETHSGGEAIGITYAEDRFGNVNTAASFNGNTSIIEIPDGDDFLNEKFTVSYWVLTDTTDHLNTNGDGNAGHFVMGLGVNAGFYVEFNGSANSMAFNARYTQIEGDNANNGMFFNGDGQFQDSPTNPGGWIGIEFEADLREDGEVKGLLAQNWAHVVMTYDGSINKRSMYINGVLMETDDLERPPGTLNFNGLVFDPEVEDFVYGSDLALGFAMDRETTKWDDTGFGNYESTTANHFKGMLDDVRFFSEAYTQADVTALYEAEKP, encoded by the coding sequence ATGAGAACTTTTAAGTATTTAAGTAGACTGGCATTTTTTGCTGGTGTTTTCATCTTGGTCGGTTGTGGTGATGACGATACCGCAGCACCTGATGCACTAACTATAGTGAGTATAGAAGCTTCCGGTACAGACCCCAAGACTGGTGAAAATGTATCGGTGGATTTAAATGGAACAACTGCAGCAGAAGACGTTCCAGTTGACCTTCAGGTCGTGGTGACTTTTTCTAAGGAGCTTGATGCGACATCAGTGTCATCAGCAAGCATTACTTTGTCTGAGGGGGCTAATTCTATAGCTGTTACTCCATCAGTTTCTGGTGCTATTGTTACGCTTGCAGTTTCTGAGGAGCTCCAAACAGGAACCAGTTATTCTATTTCAATTTCTGGAGATATTGTAGCCACTGATGGCGGAACATTTACAGCTGCATCTAGATCATTTGCAACAGTAGGAAGAGCCGAAATTGATCCACCTCTAGCCGATAGTCAATTAGCTTATTTTAAGTTGGATGGTACACCTGATGATGAGTTAGAAACACATAGTGGAGGAGAAGCAATAGGCATAACATATGCTGAAGATAGATTCGGCAATGTAAATACTGCAGCATCTTTCAATGGAAATACAAGCATCATTGAGATTCCTGATGGTGATGATTTCTTAAACGAGAAATTTACTGTGAGCTATTGGGTATTAACGGACACTACAGATCATTTGAATACTAACGGAGATGGCAATGCAGGCCATTTTGTAATGGGATTAGGTGTTAATGCAGGCTTCTATGTAGAATTTAATGGCTCAGCAAACTCAATGGCTTTTAATGCTCGATATACGCAGATAGAAGGAGATAATGCAAATAATGGCATGTTTTTCAATGGAGATGGACAATTTCAAGATTCTCCAACAAATCCAGGTGGATGGATTGGTATAGAGTTTGAAGCAGATTTACGAGAGGATGGTGAAGTAAAAGGTCTACTTGCTCAAAATTGGGCTCACGTTGTTATGACTTATGATGGATCTATCAACAAACGGTCTATGTACATTAATGGAGTTTTAATGGAAACAGATGATTTAGAAAGACCTCCTGGAACATTAAATTTCAATGGTTTAGTTTTTGATCCTGAAGTCGAAGACTTTGTTTATGGAAGTGACCTAGCACTAGGATTTGCTATGGACAGAGAGACTACCAAATGGGATGATACTGGTTTTGGTAACTATGAATCTACAACAGCAAATCACTTCAAAGGGATGCTTGATGACGTTCGCTTCTTCAGTGAAGCATATACACAAGCAGATGTAACTGCTTTATATGAAGCTGAAAAACCATAA
- a CDS encoding prolyl oligopeptidase family serine peptidase has product MNNLDFIENKKSSFGDGSTFRGCAGNERRRGGLFSSFSQTIPSALVCVSQIIKKTVLVIFLMAYALLSFSQTFTPKTFKGKEGNLPYQILLPENFSESENYPVVLFLHGAGERGSNNEKQLVHGSTLFLNEENRNNYPAIVIFPQCPKEDYWANVDIQYGPLGRQFEFLEEGEPTVAMSLVLQLMDSIASRKFVNNEQIYIGGLSMGGMGTFEFLARRPDLFAAAFPICGGGNPNSVKKYAGKVDLWIFHGAKDDVVFPHHSVDMALALQKTGATPRFTLYREANHNSWDRAFAEPELLSWLFSQTKRNQK; this is encoded by the coding sequence ATGAATAATCTAGACTTTATTGAAAATAAAAAATCCTCATTTGGAGACGGTTCGACGTTTCGAGGATGTGCTGGAAATGAGCGAAGGAGGGGTGGGCTTTTTAGTTCTTTTAGTCAGACTATCCCTTCAGCCTTGGTTTGTGTCTCACAAATCATTAAAAAAACTGTTTTGGTCATCTTCTTAATGGCATATGCTCTTCTCTCTTTTTCCCAAACCTTCACTCCAAAAACTTTCAAAGGGAAAGAAGGCAATCTGCCCTATCAAATATTACTCCCTGAAAACTTCTCAGAATCTGAAAATTATCCTGTAGTACTCTTTCTGCATGGTGCAGGAGAAAGAGGAAGCAATAATGAAAAGCAACTAGTGCATGGAAGTACGTTATTTCTAAATGAAGAGAACAGAAACAACTATCCGGCGATAGTCATTTTCCCTCAATGTCCCAAAGAAGATTATTGGGCAAATGTAGATATACAATATGGCCCCTTAGGGAGACAGTTTGAGTTCCTGGAGGAGGGAGAACCAACGGTAGCTATGTCTCTCGTGCTTCAATTGATGGATTCAATTGCTTCTAGAAAATTTGTTAACAATGAACAAATCTATATAGGAGGACTCTCAATGGGAGGAATGGGCACATTTGAGTTTTTAGCAAGAAGACCAGACCTATTTGCAGCAGCCTTCCCAATCTGTGGTGGCGGAAATCCAAATTCTGTAAAAAAATATGCTGGCAAGGTGGATCTATGGATTTTTCATGGTGCAAAGGATGATGTAGTTTTTCCGCACCATTCAGTTGATATGGCGCTTGCACTACAAAAAACTGGAGCGACTCCCAGGTTTACTTTATACAGAGAAGCAAATCACAATAGTTGGGATCGGGCCTTTGCAGAACCTGAATTGCTTTCATGGCTTTTTTCCCAAACAAAGAGAAATCAAAAATGA
- a CDS encoding RagB/SusD family nutrient uptake outer membrane protein has translation MKKIALVIMIFTASSCGDDFLDVGLVGSLNETFFLETEEDAILATNSIYNNLRDWRYHEGFPILDIMSDEARKGSNPADATQILVFDNFTYGPGEPSILGWYTTLYQTIRRANLVIEKIGDIEIEKEFKERLEGEARFLRAYTYFQLVRGYGNVPLVTTTSPPEKIERTDKDIIYDDLIIPDLLYAIEELPEKGEYASEDLGRASRGAAKGILAKVYLTRGDFPNAEIYALEVIMSGQYMLDPVYSNVFSVDGEHGSGSIFEVGALPENFQEGGHQYANTQGSKGVPNRGWGFNRPSIDLINSYEVGDPRMDASIIFLGETLDGITIEGHGGTLDTTYTDETETEILEIECYNQKTYASGTTAIESWQYNVRILRYADVLLMVAEALNENDKPDQALIYLNSVRERAREGNNAVLPDVTTTDKIELRDAILNERKVELALEKHRFFDLVRTGRAAEVLGPLGFTADKNEVFPIPQSERDLSNGLLTQNDGYN, from the coding sequence ATGAAAAAAATAGCTTTAGTAATCATGATCTTCACAGCATCTAGTTGCGGAGATGATTTTTTGGATGTCGGTTTAGTTGGAAGCTTGAATGAAACATTCTTTCTTGAAACAGAGGAAGATGCCATTTTAGCTACCAATTCTATTTACAACAACCTCAGAGACTGGAGATATCATGAAGGTTTTCCTATCCTGGATATCATGTCAGATGAAGCAAGAAAGGGGAGTAATCCTGCAGATGCCACGCAAATTCTGGTTTTTGACAACTTTACCTATGGACCTGGAGAGCCTAGTATACTTGGCTGGTATACAACACTTTATCAGACTATTCGAAGAGCAAATCTGGTAATAGAGAAAATAGGTGATATTGAAATTGAAAAAGAATTCAAAGAACGTCTCGAAGGAGAAGCCAGGTTTCTAAGGGCATACACCTATTTTCAATTGGTACGCGGATATGGAAATGTCCCTTTGGTGACGACTACATCACCGCCAGAAAAAATTGAGAGAACGGATAAAGACATCATTTACGATGACCTGATCATTCCTGACCTTTTATACGCAATTGAAGAATTGCCAGAAAAAGGAGAATACGCAAGTGAAGATTTGGGAAGAGCATCAAGAGGTGCTGCTAAAGGGATTTTAGCAAAAGTATACCTCACCAGGGGAGACTTCCCAAATGCTGAGATCTATGCATTGGAAGTAATCATGTCTGGACAATACATGCTAGATCCTGTTTATTCAAATGTGTTTTCAGTAGATGGAGAACATGGGTCAGGTTCAATTTTCGAAGTAGGAGCCTTACCTGAGAATTTTCAGGAAGGGGGTCATCAATATGCAAATACTCAAGGATCAAAAGGGGTTCCCAATCGTGGTTGGGGATTTAACAGACCTTCTATTGATTTAATCAATTCATATGAAGTAGGGGATCCAAGAATGGATGCATCAATCATTTTTCTTGGAGAAACTTTGGATGGTATTACTATTGAAGGGCATGGAGGAACATTAGATACCACCTATACGGACGAAACCGAAACGGAAATATTAGAAATAGAATGTTACAATCAAAAAACATATGCTTCGGGGACCACAGCTATAGAGTCTTGGCAGTATAATGTGAGAATTCTTAGATATGCTGATGTGTTATTGATGGTGGCCGAAGCTCTTAATGAAAATGATAAGCCAGATCAGGCATTAATCTATCTCAACAGTGTGAGAGAGCGAGCAAGAGAGGGAAACAATGCCGTACTACCTGATGTAACTACTACCGATAAAATTGAGTTGCGTGATGCAATACTAAACGAACGAAAAGTAGAACTGGCACTCGAAAAACATCGCTTTTTCGATTTAGTGAGAACAGGGAGAGCCGCTGAAGTTTTAGGTCCTTTGGGGTTCACGGCTGACAAGAATGAAGTTTTCCCAATACCTCAATCAGAAAGAGATTTATCAAATGGATTATTAACCCAAAACGATGGGTACAACTAA
- a CDS encoding glucoamylase family protein: MKRILEKIIIVLLLFTCGQDDSDIQETQLMQLTALRVGTVNILSQETEAPINAPIVISFNEELAQSSVSKNVQLINATNSQLELEFSFIDQGKTVSAMPLEVLEQNAQYRIIIGADIKGLNGESFPGIEKSFTTINPPVFVHKVFIDDMEVNSNTRIKDISFNPSFKVAFSQPVSTLQVNDYISISDENGFVQLVSNQVLDSVINYTISETSLTPLKKYNFSISEELSENLSQPFSGYEFSFYTQLDSTFKFPEITDDELLTKIQEQTFKYFWDFGHPVSGLARERNTSGETVTSGGSGFGIMAIVVAIERGFITRQEGIDRLDKIITFLGEDADRFHGVWSHWLNGTSGQAIPFSANDDGGDLVETAFMVQGLLTVRQYLNDADGQEASMITKINALWESVEWDWYTQAGQDVLYWHWSPNFGWEKNHKITGWNEALIIYVLAASSPTHTIDVEVYTEGWSRSGDMKNSNSNSYYGHILDLRSDRGGPLFFSHYSFLGLDPRNLSDQFANYWTQNVNHTLINRDYCAQNPLNYVGYGTTSWGLTASDNNNGYSAHSPDNDRGVITPTAAISALPYAPEESMEAIRHFYYLMGDKLWGEYGFYDAFNITENWYASSYLAIDQGPIICMVENHRTGLLWDLFMSAPEVQAGLTKLGFTY, from the coding sequence ATGAAGCGGATTCTGGAAAAAATCATTATTGTATTACTCTTGTTCACATGTGGTCAAGATGATAGTGATATTCAAGAAACTCAACTGATGCAGCTGACGGCCTTAAGAGTAGGCACAGTGAATATATTATCTCAAGAAACCGAAGCACCCATCAATGCTCCGATTGTCATATCTTTCAATGAAGAACTTGCACAATCAAGTGTGTCCAAAAATGTTCAATTGATTAACGCCACAAATAGCCAACTTGAACTCGAATTCTCTTTTATAGATCAAGGCAAAACCGTTTCGGCTATGCCACTTGAAGTACTTGAACAAAACGCACAATACAGGATCATTATTGGAGCTGATATCAAGGGATTAAATGGTGAATCATTCCCAGGAATAGAGAAAAGCTTTACCACTATTAATCCCCCAGTATTTGTCCACAAAGTATTTATTGATGACATGGAAGTTAACTCGAATACAAGAATCAAAGACATCTCTTTCAACCCTTCCTTCAAAGTAGCTTTTTCACAGCCAGTTTCGACTTTACAGGTAAATGACTATATCAGTATTTCTGATGAGAATGGGTTTGTTCAACTAGTTTCTAATCAAGTGTTAGATTCTGTTATCAATTACACAATTTCAGAAACGTCTCTCACGCCTTTAAAAAAATACAATTTTTCAATTAGTGAAGAACTATCGGAAAACTTAAGTCAGCCATTTTCAGGATATGAATTTAGTTTCTACACTCAGCTTGACTCTACATTCAAATTTCCTGAAATAACAGATGATGAACTACTTACCAAAATTCAGGAGCAGACATTCAAGTATTTCTGGGATTTTGGACATCCCGTGAGCGGCCTTGCAAGAGAGCGAAATACAAGTGGAGAAACGGTCACTTCTGGAGGATCCGGATTTGGGATAATGGCAATTGTGGTTGCCATTGAAAGAGGATTCATTACACGCCAAGAAGGCATAGATAGGCTGGATAAAATCATTACTTTTTTAGGAGAAGATGCAGATCGATTTCATGGAGTATGGTCTCATTGGCTCAATGGCACATCAGGTCAAGCCATCCCTTTCAGCGCTAATGATGATGGGGGAGACTTAGTGGAAACGGCTTTTATGGTACAAGGGCTCCTTACTGTAAGGCAATACCTCAATGATGCTGATGGTCAAGAAGCAAGCATGATAACTAAAATTAATGCGTTGTGGGAATCTGTTGAATGGGATTGGTATACACAAGCAGGCCAAGATGTGCTCTACTGGCATTGGTCACCAAACTTTGGATGGGAAAAAAATCATAAAATAACTGGTTGGAATGAAGCGCTTATCATTTATGTATTAGCAGCTTCTTCGCCAACGCATACCATAGATGTAGAAGTTTACACTGAAGGATGGTCACGCAGTGGAGACATGAAAAATTCAAATAGTAATTCGTACTACGGACATATATTAGATCTGAGATCAGATAGAGGAGGCCCTTTGTTTTTCTCTCACTATTCATTTTTAGGACTGGATCCACGAAATCTATCTGATCAATTTGCGAATTATTGGACGCAAAATGTCAATCATACACTAATAAATAGAGATTACTGTGCACAAAACCCCTTAAACTATGTTGGCTATGGAACAACATCATGGGGACTCACCGCCAGTGACAACAATAACGGATACTCCGCACATTCCCCTGATAATGACCGAGGCGTAATTACTCCAACGGCGGCAATATCTGCTTTGCCATATGCACCGGAGGAATCCATGGAGGCCATAAGACATTTTTATTATCTAATGGGGGATAAGCTTTGGGGCGAATATGGTTTTTACGATGCTTTCAATATTACTGAAAACTGGTACGCTAGCTCGTATCTTGCCATAGATCAGGGGCCAATCATATGCATGGTTGAAAACCATCGAACTGGATTGCTTTGGGATCTATTTATGTCTGCACCAGAAGTGCAGGCAGGGCTTACTAAACTAGGATTTACTTATTAA
- a CDS encoding glucoamylase family protein, with amino-acid sequence MTQQLTFRFKTNLISAFVITLASIGCQTTSSTSEDSVKKVGEISDDSLMTLIQYQTFNYFWEGAEPVSGMARERFHMDNIYPSHPKEIITSGGSGFGLMALIVGIERGFITRDQGLQRLEKIVSYLEKADAFHGVWPHWWDGPSGKVKDFSKKDNGGDLVETSFLAAGLITVRQYLDNENERESNLASRINTLWENIEFDWHTKGGENILYWHWSPEYEWDMNFGVKGYNECLIMYVLAASSPTHAVNPEVYHQGWARNGKIAEDTTYYGMSTVLNHYASNSSPIGPLFWAHYSYVGLNPNGLKDKYANYWELNTNHAKIHYAHCVENPNGFEGYGPKCWGLTSSYSMKGYKGHRPDKDIGVISPTAALSSFPYTPNESMDMLRFLYTEADSLVGEYGPYDAFNFEENWYVPRYLAIDQGPIPVMIENHRTGLIWDLFMSAPEIQLGLEKLGFYL; translated from the coding sequence ATGACGCAACAACTCACCTTTCGATTCAAGACCAATTTGATCTCTGCATTTGTCATCACACTTGCTTCAATAGGATGTCAAACGACTAGTTCCACTTCCGAAGATTCAGTGAAAAAAGTCGGGGAGATTTCAGACGATTCACTAATGACATTGATACAATATCAAACTTTTAATTACTTCTGGGAAGGAGCAGAGCCAGTCAGTGGCATGGCACGAGAACGATTCCATATGGATAATATTTACCCCAGTCATCCCAAGGAAATCATTACTTCAGGAGGTTCAGGTTTTGGGCTTATGGCACTAATCGTGGGAATTGAACGAGGGTTTATCACAAGAGATCAGGGATTACAGAGACTGGAAAAAATAGTTAGCTATCTGGAGAAAGCAGATGCTTTTCATGGGGTATGGCCTCACTGGTGGGATGGTCCATCTGGAAAGGTCAAGGATTTTAGTAAAAAAGATAATGGTGGAGATTTAGTAGAGACTTCTTTTTTAGCTGCAGGGCTAATTACCGTCCGTCAATACTTGGACAATGAAAATGAACGTGAGTCTAATCTGGCTAGCAGAATAAACACATTGTGGGAAAACATAGAATTTGACTGGCATACTAAAGGAGGTGAAAATATATTGTACTGGCATTGGTCTCCCGAGTACGAATGGGACATGAATTTTGGTGTAAAGGGATACAATGAATGCTTGATCATGTATGTGTTAGCAGCTTCTTCACCAACACATGCGGTAAATCCTGAGGTGTATCACCAAGGCTGGGCAAGGAATGGTAAGATTGCAGAAGATACCACGTACTATGGGATGAGCACAGTATTAAATCACTATGCTTCCAATAGCTCACCAATAGGCCCATTGTTTTGGGCGCACTACTCATACGTAGGTTTAAATCCAAATGGATTAAAAGACAAGTATGCAAACTATTGGGAGTTGAATACAAACCATGCAAAAATTCATTATGCTCATTGTGTTGAAAATCCCAATGGTTTTGAAGGATATGGACCTAAATGCTGGGGACTGACATCTAGTTATTCAATGAAGGGGTATAAAGGACACAGACCGGATAAAGACATAGGTGTCATAAGCCCTACAGCAGCTCTGTCATCGTTTCCATACACACCAAACGAAAGCATGGATATGCTGCGTTTTTTATACACCGAGGCAGATAGCTTAGTTGGAGAGTATGGACCGTATGATGCGTTCAATTTTGAAGAAAATTGGTATGTGCCAAGGTATTTGGCAATTGATCAGGGCCCCATCCCAGTGATGATCGAAAACCATCGAACAGGCTTGATATGGGATCTGTTCATGTCGGCACCAGAAATTCAACTGGGTTTAGAAAAACTTGGTTTTTACTTATGA